One window of Curtobacterium sp. 458 genomic DNA carries:
- a CDS encoding LacI family DNA-binding transcriptional regulator: MAGPPRLTDPQHAVGAPDPSDAPAAPATQSSPAAPGTPSRATIIDVAAAAGVSRQTVTRAMNGMSGISAATKERVLAVAEQLAYRPSRFGRGLVTGGDHQLGLVVNDLRNPYSPQLASAVYRLAAEQGWNVMLADTTLAGDADRIVAALGSQTDVVIGYLGNRRERWTALLGSVPMVELDPSADPPTAAVWIDPAESIEQLADHLVATGVRHPVVLDNSEPGRPSARGALMLDALHRRGYLPELVHGPHGTAECGAEETTKVLARRRRLDAVLAFNDVMALGVLQACRRAGRDVPGDVRVVGVDGLPLGALVSPTLTTLAVDLDAVAREALDLALGMLAGELPRSGAAVQRTVRHRLLVRESA, from the coding sequence ATGGCTGGACCTCCGCGACTGACCGATCCGCAGCACGCCGTGGGTGCGCCGGACCCGTCCGACGCGCCCGCGGCACCTGCGACGCAGTCGTCGCCCGCGGCTCCCGGGACACCGTCACGGGCCACGATCATCGACGTCGCCGCCGCCGCCGGCGTCTCCCGGCAGACCGTCACCCGCGCGATGAACGGGATGTCCGGGATCAGTGCCGCCACGAAGGAACGGGTGCTCGCCGTCGCCGAGCAGCTCGCGTACCGTCCGTCCCGCTTCGGCCGCGGCCTCGTCACGGGCGGCGACCACCAGCTCGGCCTGGTCGTCAACGACCTCCGGAACCCCTACTCGCCACAGCTCGCGTCCGCCGTCTACCGCCTCGCGGCCGAGCAGGGGTGGAACGTCATGCTCGCCGACACGACGCTCGCCGGGGACGCCGACCGCATCGTCGCCGCCCTCGGCAGCCAGACGGACGTCGTCATCGGGTACCTCGGAAACCGGCGCGAGCGGTGGACCGCGCTCCTCGGCTCCGTCCCCATGGTCGAGCTCGACCCGTCCGCCGACCCGCCGACGGCCGCCGTGTGGATCGACCCGGCGGAGTCGATCGAGCAGCTCGCCGACCACCTCGTCGCGACCGGCGTCCGACACCCCGTGGTGCTCGACAACTCCGAGCCCGGACGGCCGAGCGCGCGTGGCGCCCTGATGCTCGACGCCCTGCACCGGCGCGGGTACCTGCCCGAGCTCGTGCACGGTCCGCACGGCACCGCGGAGTGCGGCGCGGAGGAGACCACGAAGGTGCTCGCGCGCCGACGCCGGCTCGACGCCGTCCTCGCCTTCAACGACGTCATGGCGCTCGGGGTGCTCCAGGCGTGCCGACGCGCGGGCCGCGACGTGCCCGGCGACGTACGGGTCGTCGGGGTGGACGGACTGCCGCTCGGTGCGCTCGTCTCACCGACGCTCACGACCCTCGCGGTCGACCTCGATGCCGTGGCGCGGGAGGCCCTCGACCTCGCGCTCGGGATGCTCGCGGGGGAGCTGCCGCGCAGCGGCGCTGCCGTGCAGCGCACGGTGCGGCACCGGCTGCTGGTGCGCGAGAGCGCGTAG
- a CDS encoding aldo/keto reductase, with the protein MSAQTATPTSTRTQEGWAVLGPGGIARRFLSQLPASGNGVTGDVDPSVGGLLVAAGSSDPSRAQAFADEAAEHGFADVTAAGYDEVLADPRVDAVYVSTVHTGHARLVLRALAAGKAVLCEKPLSPNHGTAMALVDAARQAGLPLVEAYMYRFHPQTAALRELVRDGAIGDVTHVDASFAFRAGSRTGRLFDVETAGGGILDVGGYPVTMTAAVVQAATGVAVAEPTELTATGTLGPTGVDEWTTAHLTYPSGITAVVRTGVRVQDENAVTVYGTRGRIVLTDPWTLGDDPTIEVRTVDEEPRTLSFAGAAPYALEADATTAALRDGRTDAPEMTTDESLATARTLDRWREAIGLRYPFEAEDADIPTVSGEPLTVAALEPDRADNPMRYGEIAGVGKRLSRLVMGVDNQLDLAHASAIFDHFVSRGGNVFDTGYIYGGGTMEGRLGKWIQNRGVREDVVVITKGAHTPYCDPESLTRQLLESLDRQGTDYADIYMMHRDNEDVPVGEFVDVLDEHRRAGRIRVFGGSNWSLARFDEANAYAAANGKHGFEVLSNHFGLAEAYDVPWAGCRHATDPESKRWLEERQVPLLPWSSQARGFFTGRAAPEDTSDAELVRCYYSDENFERLRRARELGAQFGVPATAIALAYVLNQPFPTFPLFGPRTIAEARSSMQGLSVDLTPEQVAWLDLRD; encoded by the coding sequence CTCTCCCAACTGCCGGCGAGCGGGAACGGCGTCACGGGTGACGTCGACCCGTCGGTCGGCGGCCTGCTCGTGGCCGCCGGGAGCAGCGACCCCAGCCGTGCGCAGGCGTTCGCGGACGAGGCTGCCGAGCACGGCTTCGCCGACGTGACCGCGGCCGGCTACGACGAGGTGCTCGCCGATCCGCGGGTCGACGCGGTGTACGTCTCGACGGTGCACACCGGGCACGCACGTCTCGTGCTCCGCGCCCTGGCTGCCGGCAAGGCGGTCCTCTGCGAGAAGCCCCTCTCCCCGAACCACGGCACCGCGATGGCGCTCGTCGACGCCGCACGCCAGGCGGGGCTGCCCCTGGTCGAGGCCTACATGTACCGCTTCCACCCGCAGACCGCGGCGCTCCGCGAGCTCGTGCGTGACGGCGCGATCGGCGACGTCACCCACGTCGACGCGTCCTTCGCCTTCCGCGCCGGCTCCCGTACGGGTCGCCTGTTCGACGTCGAGACCGCCGGTGGCGGCATCCTCGACGTCGGCGGGTACCCGGTCACGATGACCGCGGCCGTCGTGCAGGCGGCGACGGGCGTCGCGGTCGCGGAACCGACCGAGCTGACCGCGACGGGGACCCTCGGGCCGACGGGCGTCGACGAGTGGACCACGGCGCACCTCACGTACCCGTCCGGCATCACCGCGGTGGTCCGGACCGGTGTGCGGGTGCAGGACGAGAACGCCGTGACGGTGTACGGCACCCGCGGCCGGATCGTGCTGACGGACCCGTGGACCCTCGGGGACGACCCGACGATCGAGGTCCGCACCGTCGACGAGGAACCCCGCACGCTCTCGTTCGCCGGTGCGGCGCCGTACGCGCTCGAGGCCGACGCCACGACCGCCGCCCTGCGCGACGGACGCACCGACGCCCCGGAGATGACCACCGACGAGTCGCTCGCGACCGCCAGGACCCTCGACCGCTGGCGCGAGGCGATCGGCCTCCGCTACCCGTTCGAGGCCGAGGATGCCGACATCCCGACGGTGAGCGGCGAGCCGCTGACCGTCGCGGCCCTCGAGCCGGACCGGGCCGACAACCCGATGCGGTACGGGGAGATCGCCGGGGTCGGCAAGCGGCTGTCCCGACTCGTGATGGGTGTCGACAACCAGCTGGACCTCGCCCACGCGAGCGCGATCTTCGACCACTTCGTCAGCCGCGGCGGCAACGTCTTCGACACCGGCTACATCTACGGCGGCGGCACGATGGAGGGCCGCCTCGGGAAGTGGATCCAGAACCGCGGCGTCCGGGAGGACGTGGTCGTCATCACGAAGGGCGCCCACACCCCGTACTGCGACCCGGAGTCACTGACGCGGCAGCTGCTCGAGAGCCTCGATCGCCAGGGCACCGACTACGCGGACATCTACATGATGCACCGCGACAACGAGGACGTCCCCGTGGGGGAGTTCGTCGACGTCCTCGACGAGCACCGCCGCGCCGGCCGCATCCGGGTGTTCGGCGGTTCGAACTGGAGCCTCGCGCGCTTCGACGAGGCGAACGCCTACGCGGCGGCGAACGGCAAGCACGGCTTCGAGGTGCTGAGCAACCACTTCGGCCTGGCCGAGGCGTACGACGTGCCGTGGGCGGGCTGCCGCCACGCGACCGACCCGGAGTCGAAGCGGTGGCTCGAGGAGCGTCAGGTCCCGCTGCTGCCGTGGTCGTCGCAGGCCCGTGGGTTCTTCACCGGCCGTGCGGCGCCGGAGGACACGAGCGACGCCGAGCTCGTCCGCTGCTACTACTCGGACGAGAACTTCGAGCGGCTCCGTCGCGCCCGGGAGCTCGGTGCGCAGTTCGGGGTGCCCGCGACGGCCATCGCCCTCGCGTACGTCCTGAACCAGCCGTTCCCGACGTTCCCGCTCTTCGGACCGCGTACGATCGCGGAAGCCCGCTCCTCGATGCAGGGCCTCTCCGTCGACCTCACTCCCGAACAGGTGGCATGGCTGGACCTCCGCGACTGA